From one Bos indicus x Bos taurus breed Angus x Brahman F1 hybrid chromosome 7, Bos_hybrid_MaternalHap_v2.0, whole genome shotgun sequence genomic stretch:
- the LOC113896406 gene encoding olfactory receptor 7A10-like, whose protein sequence is MEPSNNTQISRFLLLGISKEAEIQSLIFGLFLSMYLITVFGNLLIILAVSLDSHLHTPMYFFLSNLSFVDICFTSTTIPKMLWNIRTQSQVITYEGCITQMYFYILFAELDDILLTVMAYDRYVAICHPLHYVVIMNLRLCGLLVLISWVLIALYSLLHSLMVLGLSFCPETQISHFFCELSQVVQLASSDNFLNNIVMYFAAVLMGVGPFAGILYSYSKIVSCICKITSAQGKYKAFSTCVSHLFVVSLFYFTALGVYLSSAATHTSHSSTVASVMYTVVTPLLNPFIYSLRNKDIKGVLKRFYFMPSLKDQIP, encoded by the coding sequence ATGGAACCAAGTAACAATACACAAATTTCACGATTTCTTCTTCTGGGAATTTCAAAGGAAGCAGAAATACAGTCCCTCATATTTGGGCTTTTTCTCTCCATGTACCTGATCACTGTCtttggaaacctgctcatcatcTTGGCTGTCAGCTTggactcccacctccacacccccatgtacttcttcctctccaacctgtcttttgtagacatctgtttcacctccaccaccatcccaaagatgTTGTGGAACATCCGGACACAGAGCCAAGTTATCACCTATGAAGGCTGTATCACGCAGATgtatttttacattctctttgCAGAATTAGATGACATTCTCTTGACAGTGATGGCCTATGATCggtatgtggccatctgccaccccctACACTACGTGGTCATCATGAACCTCCGGCTCTGTGGATTGTTGGTTCTGATATCCTGGGTGCTGATTGCCTTGTATTCCTTGCTACACAGCTTAATGGTGCTGGGATTGTCCTTCTGCCCAGAAACGCAAATCTctcactttttctgtgaactcaGTCAGGTGGTACAACTTGCTAGTTCTGACAACTTTCTTAATAACATAGTGATGTATTTTGCAGCTGTCCTGATGGGTGTTGGTCCTTTTGCTGGTATCCTTTACTCTTACTCTAAAATAGTTTCCTGCATATGTAAAATCACATCAGCTCAGGGgaaatataaagcattttctaCCTGTGTGTCGCACCTCTTTGTTgtatccttattttattttacagcctTAGGAGTTTACCTTAGCTCTGCTGCTACCCACACCTCACATTCAAGTACAGTTGCCTCggtgatgtacactgtggtcacacccctgctgaaccccttcatctacagtctgaggaacAAAGATATAAAAGGTGTTCTGAAGCGATTCTACTTTATGCCAAGTTTAAAAGACCAAATACCCTAG